In Oncorhynchus nerka isolate Pitt River linkage group LG21, Oner_Uvic_2.0, whole genome shotgun sequence, the following are encoded in one genomic region:
- the LOC115103805 gene encoding sphingosine kinase 1-like, whose translation MEPKITESDPPSHRNRITKVLQYGEFTTTGNRKVRYAVSLTERDLTIQKLTSTPAGRSKVVFNLRDCVGCRAFSADDNADAGAYFSVYFYPFKRRWMSSGVARQRVEQCFRVALFQDPRANLEEAEKWAGTIRESSVRQQHLRNRVLYSEVHRPCSVMLLVNPHSGKGQALSLFTGHVQRMLNEAGVPHTLVITERQNHARELVREADLSQWGALVIMSGDGLLFEVVNGLMEREDWEEAIQTPLGILPGGSGNALAASIHHYSGAQPVSSEELLISCGFLLCKGLVSRMDLASVHLGSSPSNPTRLFSFLSLAWGFVADVDVESEKYRHVGAARFTMGTLVRLASLRVYKGRLAYLPVDVVDGEEDGQSPVSLEMTSMSPQHQPPSSAFCSSTLLCQPLKDSPCQNTAHLTFHNSRNSNNTFKAKKREPMSANATLTGPPDSLLVPLDQPVPSDWVVVPEEDFVLMLAMYQSHLAKDLYAAPDSTLDDGLIHLIYVRAGISRTALLRFFLAMEKGTHLANNSPHLVYTRVRALRLEPYSSKGVITVDGEVVEYGPVQAQVHGGIARLITRL comes from the exons ATGGAACCGAAGATAACCGAATCGGACCCTCCATCACATCGCAACAGGATCACCAAGGTTCTGCAGTACGGGGAATTCACGACCACGGGCAACCGAAAGGTGAGGTACGCGGTGAGTTTAACCGAGAGGGACCTCACCATTCAGAAGCTCACGTCAACACCTGCGGGACGGAGCAAGGTGGTTTTCAACTTGAGGGACTGTGTCGGCTGCCGGGCTTTCAGCGCAGATGACAACGCGGACGCGGGAGCGTACTTCTCGGTCTATTTCTACCCTTTTAAGAGACGATGGATGAGCTCTGGGGTGGCCAGGCAACGTGTCGAGCAGTGCTTTCGGGTGGCCCTGTTCCAGGACCCACGCGCCAAcctggaggaggcagagaaatgGGCTGGCACCATCCGGGAGAGCTCTGTTCGTCAGCAACATTTGAGAAATC GCGTGCTTTACAGTGAGGTGCACCGTCCCTGCAGCGTCATGCTACTGGTGAACCCCCACAGTGGGAAGGGCCAGGCCCTCAGCCTCTTCACCGGACACGTCCAACGCATGCTTAACGAGGCCGGGGTCCCACACACACTGGTCATCACTG AGCGGCAGAACCATGCCAGGGAGTTGGTGAGAGAGGCTGACCTGTCACAGTGGGGTGCTCTAGTCATTATGTCCGGGGACGGACTGCTGTTTGAG GTTGTGAATggcctgatggagagagaggactgggaggaggcCATCCAGACCCCACTGGGCATCCTACCAGGGGGCTCCGGTAACGCCCTGGCTGCCTCTATACACCACTACTCTGG GGCCCAGCCGGTGTCAAGCGAGGAGCTGCTGATCAGCTGTGGCTTCCTGCTGTGTAAGGGCCTGGTGTCTCGCATGGACCTGGCCTCTGTCCACCTGGGTTCCAGCCCCTCCAACCCCACCcgcctcttctccttcctctcgctGGCCTGGGGCTTCGTGGCTGATGTGGACGTTGAGAGTGAGAAGTATCGCCACGTGGGCGCCGCCCGCTTCACCATGGGCACATTGGTCAGGTTGGCATCATTGAGGGTGTATAAGGGCCGTCTGGCATACCTGCCGGTTGACGTggtggatggagaggaggatgggcaATCGCCAGTCTCGTTGGAGATGACAAGCATGTCACCTCAACACCAACCGCCATCGTCTGCATTctgctcctccaccctcctctgccAACCTTTGAAGGACTCGCCGTGCCAGAACACAGCCCACCTCACCTTCCACAACTCCCGTAACTCAAACAACACCTTCAAGGCGAAGAAGAGGGAACCCATGTCTGCAAATGCCACCCTAACAGGCCCGCCAGACTCTCTCCTGGTGCCCCTGGACCAGCCGGTGCCCAGTGACTGGGTGGTGGTGCCCGAGGAGGACTTTGTCCTCATGCTGGCCATGTACCAGTCTCACCTGGCAAAGGACCTGTATGCCGCGCCCGACTCTACACTTGATGACGGCCTCATCCACCTGATATACGTCCGAGCAGGCATATCGCGCACGGCCCTGCTCCGGTTCTTCCTGGCCATGGAGAAGGGCACCCACCTGGCCAACAACAGCCCCCATCTGGTGTACACCCGGGTGCGGGCGCTGCGGCTGGAGCCCTACTCGTCAAAAGGGGTGATCACGGTGGATGGGGAGGTGGTGGAGTATGGGCCGGTCCAGGCCCAGGTACACGGTGGGATAGCCAGGCTCATCACTAGATTATAA